A stretch of Brassica rapa cultivar Chiifu-401-42 chromosome A08, CAAS_Brap_v3.01, whole genome shotgun sequence DNA encodes these proteins:
- the LOC103832995 gene encoding acyl-CoA--sterol O-acyltransferase 1, producing MYTVSFMYVWGLVMVSLCYTFYVGKLVGRGIMRQILIFPVLLIFLIVPLLVSSIHLICITSFFIAWLANFKIILFTLGRGPLYSLSLPVFLAVASLPIKIQLIPKPHESREGTLLNYAKKFATLVLIIKVIEYSSKLPDKAVFTLYLMIQNYFSLKVILSTVSVVVRATSNLELEPQFDEPHLATSLQNFWGRRWNLMVTGILRPTVYEPTMELLSGLGRNRSRYLAVFITFAVSGLMHVLIFFYIGRLRPDWKIMWFFLINGFCTSVEIAIKKNVKGRFPTTISRVLTMGFVVVTSWWLFFPEFKRCNLPQRVFQEYVSIGAFAARVKNTITASLLSAYHTM from the coding sequence atGTATACGGTGAGTTTCATGTACGTGTGGGGTTTAGTGATGGTCTCATTGTGTTACACTTTTTATGTTGGCAAATTGGTTGGAAGAGGAATCATGCGGCAGATTTTGATCTTCCCAGTCTTGCTCATTTTCCTCATAGTTCCTCTATTAGTGTCTTCCATACATTTAATATGCATCACATCGTTCTTCATCGCCTGGCTCGCAAATTTCAAAATCATTCTCTTTACTTTAGGACGGGGTCCTCTCTATTCACTCTCTCTCCCTGTCTTCTTAGCCGTTGCGAGCTTGCCCATCAAGATTCAGCTGATCCCTAAACCACATGAATCGAGAGAGGGTACTCTCTTGAATTATGCCAAAAAGTTTGCTACTTTGGTTCTCATCATAAAAGTCATCGAGTACAGCAGCAAACTGCCCGACAAAGCCGTGTTTACACTCTATCTGATGATCCAAAACTACTTCAGTCTCAAGGTCATCCTATCAACTGTATCTGTTGTGGTTAGAGCCACGTCTAATCTTGAGCTTGAACCACAATTCGACGAGCCACACTTGGCGACATCACTTCAAAATTTTTGGGGGAGACGATGGAACCTGATGGTTACTGGAATCTTACGGCCAACTGTGTACGAACCGACGATGGAGCTGTTGTCAGGCTTGGGTCGGAACCGGTCCAGGTATCTTGCTGTCTTCATCACATTCGCTGTCTCAGGGTTAATGCACGTGCTCATCTTCTTCTACATTGGACGGTTAAGGCCAGATTGGAAGATAATGTGGTTCTTTCTTATAAACGGATTTTGCACATCGGTGGAGATCGCTATCAAGAAAAACGTTAAGGGAAGATTCCCTACAACAATAAGTCGGGTTTTGACAATGGGGTTTGTGGTGGTGACAAGTTGGTGGCTCTTCTTCCCGGAGTTTAAGCGATGCAATTTGCCTCAGAGGGTTTTTCAAGAGTACGTATCCATAGGCGCATTTGCAGCTCGGGTCAAGAATACAATCACCGCATCTCTTCTTTCTGCTTACCACACTATGTGA